Proteins from a genomic interval of Flammeovirgaceae bacterium SG7u.111:
- a CDS encoding VOC family protein, producing the protein MSKHHLIDYLEIPVTDIAASKTFYGSLFNWKFTDYGSEYTSFADGKTEGGFAKVETAKLGGALIIFYSENLKRSKKEVEDAGGKITQDIFSFPGGKRFHFTDPTGNELAIWATE; encoded by the coding sequence ATGAGCAAACACCACCTCATAGACTACTTAGAAATCCCTGTGACCGATATAGCTGCTTCTAAAACATTTTACGGTAGCCTGTTCAACTGGAAATTCACAGATTATGGATCCGAATATACTTCTTTTGCCGATGGCAAAACTGAAGGCGGTTTCGCAAAAGTAGAAACTGCCAAACTTGGCGGTGCATTGATAATCTTTTATTCCGAAAACCTCAAACGCTCCAAAAAAGAAGTAGAAGATGCTGGCGGAAAAATCACCCAAGATATTTTCAGCTTTCCAGGAGGCAAGAGATTTCACTTTACAGACCCTACAGGCAACGAATTGGCCATTTGGGCTACCGAATAA
- a CDS encoding M14 family metallopeptidase gives MKTLTAILLFFPAIIFAQSAPIHKQLEQTFDQFRETSIDKRRLKHYLVKSLLEKTAKQDAFSLTTLGKSIEGREINMLSIGSGSTTVLLWSQMHGDEPSATMALFDIFKFLQDDEVLKKEKKHLFKNLTIHFIPMLNPDGAELYQRRNALGIDINRDALRLQSPEGRILKAARDSLNADFGFNLHDQSRYYTVGETRMPATISVLAPAFNFEKDINEVRGNAMKVIVGMNNVWQKYIPGHVGRYSDEFEPRAFGDNIQKWGTSAILIESGGYPGDREKQLIRKMNYIGILSALFAISDESFAEEALDGYEQIPNNSRNLLDLKISNFTYELLGEKYVLDVGINYTEVDNEAHNDFYFRGVIADLGDLSTSYGYDEVNAENLEYKAGKVFEKTFETLEELEKEDIKKLLQKGYTYVRVKNIDPSTAFTHLPIHVIGSETEIKSALKQWQNPTFLLMDGQKVKFAVINGFIYDFDWEKNNIKNALILR, from the coding sequence ATGAAGACACTAACAGCAATCTTGCTTTTCTTTCCAGCAATCATATTTGCACAGTCAGCACCAATCCACAAGCAGCTGGAGCAAACGTTCGATCAGTTCAGGGAAACCAGCATAGATAAAAGGCGCTTAAAACATTATCTGGTAAAAAGTTTGTTGGAAAAAACTGCTAAGCAGGATGCTTTTTCACTCACCACTTTAGGAAAGTCCATAGAAGGTAGGGAGATTAACATGTTGAGCATTGGCTCAGGCTCAACCACAGTTTTACTCTGGTCGCAAATGCATGGGGACGAGCCTTCGGCTACCATGGCCCTTTTCGATATTTTTAAGTTTTTGCAAGATGATGAAGTATTAAAAAAGGAGAAAAAACATCTTTTCAAGAACTTGACCATCCATTTTATTCCGATGCTGAATCCCGATGGGGCGGAACTTTACCAAAGAAGAAATGCCTTGGGAATAGACATCAACCGAGATGCCCTGCGCCTCCAATCCCCCGAGGGGCGCATATTAAAAGCGGCTAGAGATAGTTTAAATGCGGATTTTGGCTTCAATTTGCATGACCAGAGCCGCTACTACACCGTAGGCGAAACGAGGATGCCTGCTACTATTTCCGTATTAGCACCCGCTTTTAACTTTGAAAAAGATATAAACGAGGTGCGAGGAAATGCGATGAAGGTGATAGTGGGGATGAACAATGTTTGGCAGAAATATATCCCTGGTCATGTGGGGCGGTATTCCGACGAGTTTGAACCAAGGGCTTTTGGTGATAATATTCAGAAATGGGGAACGAGTGCGATCTTGATAGAGTCTGGTGGGTATCCCGGCGATAGAGAAAAGCAGCTGATCAGGAAAATGAACTACATCGGAATTCTTTCAGCTCTTTTTGCCATTTCAGATGAATCGTTTGCTGAGGAAGCTTTGGATGGTTATGAGCAAATCCCGAACAATAGCCGCAACTTATTGGATTTAAAAATCAGCAATTTTACCTACGAGCTTTTGGGTGAAAAGTATGTGTTGGATGTTGGTATAAACTATACCGAAGTAGATAATGAGGCTCATAATGATTTTTATTTCCGAGGAGTAATTGCCGATTTGGGGGATTTATCAACTTCTTACGGTTACGATGAAGTAAATGCCGAGAATTTGGAATATAAAGCGGGAAAAGTGTTTGAAAAGACATTCGAAACTCTGGAAGAATTGGAAAAAGAAGATATAAAAAAGCTATTGCAAAAAGGATACACCTATGTTCGGGTGAAAAATATAGATCCTAGTACTGCATTCACACATCTTCCCATCCATGTAATAGGTAGTGAGACGGAGATAAAGTCTGCTTTGAAGCAATGGCAAAACCCAACTTTTTTGTTAATGGATGGGCAAAAAGTGAAGTTTGCCGTGATCAATGGGTTTATTTACGATTTTGACTGGGAGAAAAATAACATTAAAAATGCCTTAATCCTAAGGTAG
- a CDS encoding Gfo/Idh/MocA family oxidoreductase, whose translation MDTPIKVVIVGCGNMGASHARAYQKMAEFDVVGLVSRSPKSRAALSGELGNPAGFNSLEEALEAAKPDAVSINTYPDTHAEYVKKSLRAGAHVFVEKPLAVTVKEAEEIVALAKELDKKIVVGYILRVHPAWEKFIEIAQGLGKPLVMRMNLNQQSSADTWCTHLNLMKSMSPIVDCGVHYVDVMCLMTGSKPVRVSGIGARLTEEVADDMYNYGQLQVTFEDGSVGWYEAGWGPMISETAYFVKDVIGPKGCVSIVDKSGEREGGSDDVDSHSKTNTLKVHYSELGEDRKFVKKDEFVDTTDEPDHQGLCDREQAYFLKAIKEDLDLTQHLDDAINSLRIVLAADESFKTGKTVEL comes from the coding sequence ATGGACACACCTATAAAAGTAGTGATAGTGGGCTGCGGAAATATGGGCGCTTCACATGCGAGAGCGTACCAGAAAATGGCAGAGTTTGACGTTGTGGGGCTGGTGAGCAGAAGCCCCAAAAGCAGAGCTGCACTTAGCGGAGAGTTGGGAAATCCCGCTGGGTTCAATAGCCTAGAAGAAGCATTGGAAGCAGCCAAACCAGATGCGGTTTCAATCAATACGTACCCCGATACCCATGCAGAGTATGTAAAGAAAAGCCTAAGAGCTGGAGCACATGTTTTTGTGGAAAAGCCTCTTGCCGTCACGGTAAAAGAAGCGGAAGAGATAGTGGCTTTGGCAAAGGAGTTAGATAAAAAAATAGTAGTCGGCTATATTTTGCGAGTGCACCCGGCTTGGGAAAAGTTTATTGAAATAGCTCAAGGTCTAGGTAAGCCATTGGTAATGCGGATGAACCTCAACCAGCAAAGCAGCGCCGATACTTGGTGCACGCACTTAAACCTTATGAAATCGATGTCCCCCATAGTGGACTGCGGTGTGCATTATGTAGACGTGATGTGTCTGATGACAGGCTCAAAGCCAGTAAGGGTAAGCGGAATAGGAGCTAGGCTTACCGAGGAAGTTGCCGATGATATGTATAATTACGGTCAGTTGCAGGTGACGTTTGAAGATGGTTCAGTAGGATGGTACGAAGCTGGCTGGGGACCAATGATTAGCGAAACTGCTTATTTTGTGAAAGATGTGATAGGGCCAAAAGGCTGTGTAAGCATAGTGGACAAGTCTGGGGAAAGAGAAGGCGGATCGGATGATGTAGATTCACATAGCAAAACCAATACGCTAAAAGTGCATTACTCGGAGCTGGGCGAAGACAGGAAGTTTGTGAAAAAAGATGAGTTTGTAGATACCACAGATGAACCCGACCACCAAGGTCTGTGCGACAGAGAGCAAGCGTATTTCTTAAAAGCGATCAAAGAAGATTTGGACCTGACCCAACATTTAGATGATGCGATCAATAGTTTGAGGATTGTGTTGGCAGCAGATGAGTCGTTCAAAACGGGGAAAACAGTAGAGTTGTAA
- a CDS encoding FAD-dependent monooxygenase produces MEVTDFDVGIIGYGPVGMTAACLLAKQGHSVVVIEKRKELLQLPRAIHFDAETLRIWQKLGLHTALLKNTMPTEGLKIEDKHGRLLLQGVNKTDCGFPPNLMFYQPDLENLLDEKVKSFAEIELRKGCGYVSHWQGDEWVRLYVKSNNKEEQLKVKYLLGCDGANSSVRKEEGFGLKKLPYSGHSLKIDLFLKEEEKQRKADFPKAVVKTANPAGPKVFIPGFGRHLRWEFIISKKRLKQKSEGYFLENKTVFEKLSPFIAPTLIELKHVAIYHFRSAVAKKWWENRVMIAGDAAHQMPPFIGQGMCSGIRDVDNLIWKTSFLLKKQSFKDLLTSYQHERYPHVNKLIWLTILTGLLFSSPLAFVLFLLSEIPLVSGFLKKLLFPEEKLTAGLLGKHKLRGRLFPQVNGSDELLGDDFALISLGKISEDERRVLKTSFPLKFVVAPEGEIAAWMRRYEIEVVIVRPDRYIFDAGNRQELRQLFNRLTLLV; encoded by the coding sequence ATGGAAGTTACAGATTTCGATGTAGGAATAATTGGGTACGGACCAGTAGGAATGACGGCTGCCTGCCTTTTGGCAAAACAGGGCCACAGCGTAGTAGTTATCGAAAAAAGAAAGGAACTTTTGCAGCTTCCTAGGGCTATTCATTTTGATGCAGAAACCTTGCGGATATGGCAAAAACTGGGCTTGCATACTGCTTTGCTTAAGAATACCATGCCCACCGAAGGCTTGAAAATAGAAGATAAACATGGGCGGCTTTTGCTTCAAGGCGTAAACAAAACTGACTGTGGGTTTCCTCCCAACCTCATGTTTTACCAGCCTGATTTGGAAAACCTGTTAGATGAAAAAGTAAAGTCATTTGCTGAAATTGAGCTTAGAAAAGGCTGTGGATATGTGTCCCATTGGCAAGGGGATGAATGGGTTCGGTTGTATGTAAAAAGTAACAATAAAGAAGAACAGCTAAAAGTCAAGTATCTCCTTGGTTGCGATGGGGCAAATAGCTCGGTCAGAAAAGAAGAAGGGTTTGGGCTAAAAAAGCTGCCTTACTCGGGGCACTCCCTCAAAATCGACCTGTTTCTTAAAGAGGAAGAGAAACAAAGAAAAGCTGATTTCCCAAAGGCGGTTGTAAAAACGGCGAATCCTGCTGGGCCTAAGGTGTTCATTCCTGGTTTTGGGCGGCACTTGCGCTGGGAGTTTATTATCTCAAAAAAAAGATTGAAGCAGAAAAGCGAAGGTTATTTTTTAGAAAATAAAACTGTTTTTGAAAAGCTTTCGCCTTTTATTGCCCCAACATTGATTGAGTTGAAACATGTGGCTATCTATCATTTTCGCTCTGCCGTAGCCAAAAAATGGTGGGAAAATAGGGTGATGATAGCTGGGGATGCTGCTCACCAAATGCCTCCGTTTATAGGGCAAGGCATGTGTTCGGGGATTAGGGATGTTGATAACTTAATTTGGAAAACCTCGTTTTTGCTCAAAAAACAAAGTTTTAAAGACTTGTTAACAAGTTATCAACATGAGAGATATCCACATGTGAATAAGTTGATTTGGCTTACCATCCTCACTGGGTTGCTGTTTTCAAGCCCACTAGCTTTTGTGCTTTTCTTGTTGAGTGAAATCCCTTTAGTTTCAGGCTTTCTTAAGAAATTACTATTCCCGGAAGAAAAACTAACTGCTGGATTGCTTGGCAAGCATAAATTGAGGGGAAGGTTGTTTCCACAGGTAAATGGCTCCGATGAGTTGCTAGGGGATGATTTTGCGCTCATCTCTTTGGGGAAAATAAGCGAAGATGAGAGAAGGGTTTTGAAAACTTCTTTTCCGCTAAAGTTTGTTGTGGCTCCTGAAGGGGAAATTGCTGCATGGATGCGGAGGTATGAGATTGAAGTAGTCATTGTCCGGCCAGATAGGTATATTTTTGATGCGGGAAATAGACAAGAATTGAGGCAATTGTTTAACAGGCTGACTTTGCTGGTTTAG